The following nucleotide sequence is from Zea mays cultivar B73 chromosome 1, Zm-B73-REFERENCE-NAM-5.0, whole genome shotgun sequence.
gagcgacatgcatcggctcaccataaacaaacccaatcgaCGTTTGCAAGAATGACGgtgattccgatttgtgcatcgctACAAACATCGACGAGCGGCTTGCCTTCTTCTCCACGCCAAACACGGGGTTCCTCTCctccacaaaacaaaacaaaGCAGCACACATTCATGATTAATCATAGAAAAATAACGTCGATGCGGAATCGAGAAAGGAGCGTCGCGGTCTCACCGGGGCGAACGACGACGGCGGCggggctgcgcaaaaacagcAAACCACCGACGGGCATCACGGCGTGCTGCTCACTGCGCAATAAAACAGCAAGCCGACAGCGCGCGGAGCCGTCGGGGCTGCTGCACATTTTGTCGAGCACCCAGCAAGCATCAATGGCGCAGGCGCAGCAGCACACACGCAGGAAGGAAACCGAGTCGCAATGCATGGAGGGAATGCTCCACGGCATCTGCTGCAGCGCGCCATGGGAGAGGGCTGCGTCTGCGAGGAGAGGCGGGGCGAGCTGCTGCTGTGTCCTGCCGTGAGGGGAGATGGAGCTGAGCTCCCTGTTTGCTGCGCGCCGTGGACAGCAGGGGAGGAAGAAGACCCGGCTGCTGTTGCGCGAGGGAGAACGAGCAGGGGAAGAGAAGGGGCATCGGCATGGAGTAGGGAGCTGCACGGCTGAAAAAAAAGGGCGCCATGGGAGGTGGAGCTCCTGCTGCTTTCTATGGAAAAAGGTAGGgcgcaggggagaggagccaagctCCATGCTTGCTGCCGCTGCGCGAGGGAAGCCGGAGAGGAGGGAGACGCAGGGGAACAGGGGAGCCGCGCCATGGATAAGAGCTCGGCAGCCATGGAGCTACTGCACACGCCCAGGAGAATAGAGGGGAGGAGAAGAAGCCGCTGCCATGCCTGAAGGGGAGAGGCGCCTGCTGCTGGCTTGCTCGAGGAAGGGAAGGAGAGGAGGCGCCATGGGAGGAGCACGGCTCCCTGATGGTTGTTGCTGCCGTGAAGAAGAAAGGCAGGGAAAAGCTGTGGCGGCTGGAAATTttttgaggggtgggagtgcaaaataaCCATGTGCAAGGAGAGAGGGCTGCTATTTATAGAGaaaccctagggttagggttgcttagtgggctgggttgggctggcccaaaacatgtaatcgggctgcgctaaattTATTTTTCGGAATAAAATGCTCTCGCGGATTTTGTCTCAACAGAGAACAAAGCGAAATACAGTTCGGACGaatggacgattgagcgattaactcgGCTGAGAGTCTGATTTGAATTCGTTCGGAAAATAATTCCCTAcacgtgattcgaaaataaatcatcCTGAGATTTGATCAGCTTTCGGATTTTTAGTCGAAGAAGGCGAAGTGTGATaatttaaaatcgctgtcgatacgggggtttgaattcggttcggacatgagatatttggccgagtcgagtaagaaataattagaggacgacgtactgagtattccgtgtgagagtacggagtcagattaatttttggacatagatcgaaggTTGAGGATTTAGACTCGGGCACAGCTCCACTAACAATAGTCGAGTGTTTTGATTAAATGATCTTTAGACAAGATTTTATAAATCGAGAATGATTAACGGGTTGGCATTCGAGCCGAGAAATAAAAAGTTTTAACATGCTCCGAAATtggctgtttctcgcgatcgattaactctgaattcggtgaacttccaagagaaagcctgataaatagagataggcacgatcgagaaatagaaatttttactgagcgtccgagattaggattaatctcgcgacgtaacacgaaactgacacctggggtgtcacagaagACTTTggagtcggagtcctctggtgcaccggacatgtccggtggcacaccggacagtccggtgcgccagaccagaggagcctttggttgctcctttgctcttttgttgaacccaacacttggtctttttattggctaagtgtgaaccttttgcacctgtataacttatatactagagcaaactagttagtccaaagatttgtgttgggcaattcaaccaccaaaattatttaggaactaggtgtaagcctaattccctttcaatctccccctttttggtgattgatgtcaacacaaaccaaagcaaatataaaagtgcataattgaactagtttgcatgatgtaagtgcaaaggttgcttggaattgagtcaatataaatacttacaagatgtgcatggattgcttctttgtttttaacatattggaccacatttgcaccacatgttttgtttttgcaaatccttttgtaaattcttttcaaagtccttttgcaagatagtcaaaggtagaatgaataagattttcaaagcattttcaagatttgaaattttctctccttgttttaaatgcttttcctttgactaaacaaaactccccctcaaataaattctcctcttagtgttcaagagggtttttaaaaaatcaatttggaaaatactacttgctccccctttagaacacaaagagataccagttttgaaattttccatccaattgaaaatcattaattttaaaattagggtggtggtgcagtccttt
It contains:
- the LOC103642707 gene encoding uncharacterized protein — protein: MELGSSPLRPTFFHRKQQELHLPWRPFFSAVQLPTPCRCPFSSPARSPSRNSSRVFFLPCCPRRAANRELSSISPHGRTQQQLAPPLLADAALSHGALQQMPWSIPSMHCDSVSFLRVCCCACAIDACWVLDKMCSSPDGSARCRLAVLLRSEQHAVMPVGGLLFLRSPAAVVVRPGEEPRVWRGEEGKPLVDVCSDAQIGITVILANVDWVCLWTER